The following are from one region of the Zonotrichia leucophrys gambelii isolate GWCS_2022_RI chromosome 1A, RI_Zleu_2.0, whole genome shotgun sequence genome:
- the PLEKHG7 gene encoding pleckstrin homology domain-containing family G member 7 — MQQPSSDYSPDLVKEIRTSVEPLDREADLHKENAAWSESSSPEDVFSSSEMQTVPVFMDTTSPPGDYILQQGYTESSLLKLPAEECNGIHHAPFQFDRHARARISTSPTLRRLRMASASQALSFQDCSDTAQLGNQKEYTGSLHHICKSPPRCVTISSLSLPSCVHAKLLSSKAKSERTTAVPESDLPRSKLPSKENPLSNDSPNEPPRNSWRANSATLPTRLPRPSPTLWAGVQLIPLAQQELLQPPWTDMTRAVVVSHRAAERRRSSLVLSLPGLEVFPGDLLVSDSAMDYLPCSSFLLTAESKKSRWPFAKRGVGKDKQKQASDLESCLSSVKITDCCTDEFFCFKSKSWHEFLNEQQTEQKDVKSQLEVKKEAAVWELFTSECTYFLDHLLVLKMIFMNTLKYLQSNEFLLDVDLWRLFANLEELNKISLSFLKTFFETVKKHISKSDSPMDFNPILRMFFQGDLCQTHQIYCLNYTSAVFYLEKLRQREDFGIYLKWCEQNEQCKRLHLPELLVAPLHRLTRYPLLLNNIWKRSTDETEKSFIQSLKEKVEKSIRDLEGKVKWLDNFQKFRQLQEVIIWPQVWDRDKRFFVPECLKQNLRENSSENILSSANRLLLHEGKLMLAESTRLLDVYLFLFDDFLLITKIKRNKKKYGGSDTSLIPVCPSLTPELQSFIREGGFCTVLDQPIPLDRLILKNVEPIQVTVFSLRNAFLIQHENRYRQCIALFLLQAQTETAKKAWMSQIETAISNYTTKHETKKRTAFCFPVESSEI, encoded by the exons ATGCAACAACCAAGCTCTGATTATTCCCCAGACCTGGTCAAAGAAATCCGCACCAGCGTGGAACCTCTAGACAGGGAAGCTGATCTCCATAAGGAAAATGCTGCTTGGTCTGAAAGCAGCAGCCCAGAAGATGTCTTCAGTTCCTCTGAGATGCAGACAGTACCAGTTTTTATGGACACCACCTCGCCTCCTGGGGACTACATTCTCCAACAAGGTTACACAGAGTCTTCACTTCTGAAGCTTCCTGCAGAGGAGTGCAATGGGATCCACCATGCGCCTTTCCAGTTCGACCGCCATGCTCGGGCAAGAATTTCCACTTCTCCAACTTTAAGGCGCCTCAGGATGGCCTCTGCCTCACAAGCACTGTCATTTCAGGACTGTTctgacacagctcagctgggaaatCAAAAGGAATACACTGGCTCTCTCCACCACATTTGTAAGAGTCCGCCTCGGTGCGTTACAATTTCTTCATTATCGCTGCCTTCTTGTGTCCATGCAAAATTATTGTCATCCAAAGCTAAGTCTGAGAGAACAACAGCAGTTCCAGAGTCTGACCTACCCAGATCAAAGCTTCCCAGCAAAGAGAATCCTCTCAGCAATGACAGTCCCAATGAGCCACCCAGAAACTCTTGGAGAGCCAACTCTGCTACGCTTCCTACAAGACTCCCCCGTCCGAGCCCTACACTGTGGGCAGGCGTCCAG CTGATTCCCCTGgctcagcaggagctcctgcagcctccatgGACAGATATGACGCGTGCTGTTGTTGTGTCCCACAGAGCGGCCGAGCGCAGGCGCAGCTCCCTGGTGCTGAGCCTGCCGGGCCTCGAGGTGTTCCCTGGAGACCTGCTGGTGTCAGACAGTGCCATGGACTACCTGCCCTGCTCATCcttcctgctcactgcag AGTCCAAAAAGTCAAGGTGGCCATTTGCCAAAAGAGGAGTC GGTAAAGACAAACAGAAGCAAGCATCTGATCTGGAAAGTTGTCTTTCTAGTGTTAAGATCACAGACTGCTGCACAGATgagtttttctgctttaag AGTAAATCTTGGCATGAATTTCTAAATGAGCAACAGACTGAGCAGAAAGATGTCAAGAGCCAGTTAGAAGtgaaaaaagaagcagcagtgtGGGAACTTTTCACAAGTGAATGCACTTACTTTCTGGATCATTTGCTGGTTCTCAAGATG atatttatgAACACTCTAAAATACCTCCAGAGTAATGAATTTCTCTTGGATGTGGATTTGTGGAGACTTTTTGCAAACTTAGAGGAGTTAAACAAG ATAAGTCtcagttttctgaaaacattttttgaaaCTGTGAAGAAGCACATCAGCAAGTCAGACTCTCCTATGGATTTCAACCCCATACTCAGAATG tttttccagGGTGACCTCTGTCAGACACACCAGATTTATTGCCTTAATTATACCTCTGCTGTTTTCTACTTGGAAAAGCTGAGACAGAGAGAAGATTTTGGCATCTACCTGAAG TGGTGTGAACAAAATGAACAGTGCAAGAGGTTGcatctgccagagctgctggttgCTCCTCTGCATCGACTGACGCGGTATCCCCTCCTCCTCAACAACATCTGGAAGAGAAGCACTGatgaaacagagaaaagttTTATCCAGTCACTTAAAGAGAAGGTGGAAAAGTCTATAA GGGATCTGGAAGGAAAAGTCAAGTGGTTGGATAACTTTCAGAAGTTCAGGCAGCTGCAAGAGGTCATAATTTGGCCTCAGGTCTGGGATCGTGACAAAAGGTTCTTTGTTCCAGAG TGTTTGAAGCAAAACTTaagagaaaacagcagtgaaaatattttgtcttcagCAAACAGACTTCTCCTTCATGAAGGGAAGCTGATGCTAGCAG aaagcACAAGGCTCCTTGATGTCTACCTCTTTTTATTTGATGATTTCCTACTAATTACCAAAATTAAACGTAACAAAAAG AAATATGGAGGCTCCGACACCAGCTTAATCCCCGTCTGTCCTTCCCTCACTCCTGAGCTGCAGTCCTTCATAAGAGAGGGGGGATTTTGCACAGTCCTAGACCAGCCCATCCCACTAGACAGACTCATACTGAAAAATGTTGAACCCATCCAAGTTACAG TCTTCAGCCTGCGAAATGCTTTTCTAATTCAGCATGAGAACAGGTATCGGCAGTGCATAGCACTCTTCTTGCTACAAGCTCAGACAGAGACTGCCAAG AAAGCATGGATGTCACAGATAGAAACAGCAATCTCCAATTACACCACAAAACATGAAACCAAGAAAAGAACTGCCTTCTGCTTCCCTGTTGAATCCTCTGAAATTTAA